The genomic region GTTGAACAAGTTTGGTTTTAAACCATtttctattataaaaatatagaatctAAACTGAAATTGAAACcttagaaattgaaaaatatacaaTAAAAACTTACAAGTTTTGCGATCAAAACATCGGCATCTTTTTCATAATGGACAGCAACTTCATCCAAGATTGGTGCCAATTTTTTGCAATGTCCACACCAAGGGGCATAAAACTCAAGCAGAACTGCAGAAATACAATTCCATACCAATTCTAAGCATTCATCATAAGGGGGTAAAAAGCATAAAGCAAACTACTAAATAGACGCACCATTTTTCCCTGATTTGAAAACCATGTCTTCAAGGGTGTCAGCAACCACCACTTTCACTGGTTCATTGTTCTCCTTGGGAATAGGTTCAGACTTCACATACGGTGCAACTTTTCCTTCCTGCAGTTAAGTACTTTGGTGAGCGAAACAGAATACAACCACTAAAGAGTGTATATCTCATTATGCTTGATAACCATCACCAAATTCATTACCTTGAAATCCTTCACCCATGGTGCAATGTCATCAGCCTtcaaatttggtttaaaatacTTCTTCCCATCATCACTCTGAATGATGATTAGAGGTACTTGGCTTTCTTCAACTCCGAAATACTATTTTCCATCCAACAGAAAAGTTTAGACTAAGGTAGCAATTAGCGAAGGCATTAAACATGTTGCCATTTTCGAGTAGAGACTAACCTGGAAGGCAGCTTGGCTAGCCTCAACATCTCCCAAAAGGAAACTAATGCCCTTTCCTTTGTATTGCTCCGCAACTTCACGATATTTTGATTGCAATGAATCAAATCCTTCAGTACTCAAGTCAGCAAACAACATAGCCTACCCAGATTCAGAAGtcatattagtagacgaacttAAAAGGATGaatagaaatttttatatggtagTTTAGAAAACATGAATAAAGTTAGTACTCCAAGATAACGCTTTTTATGGAATGAATACCAGTCACACTCTAGTTTCTGACTTTTGAATTTACCTTAGCATTGGGACTGTTATAGAACTTCGCAACAAAGGGGTGATTGCTTGGGTCTTTGTTAAACAGAGTCACAAGAGGAATGCTAGATTCTTCAATAAACTTCTCTAGAGCTTCCGGTTTAAAATCCTGTAAGCAATTAACTTCTTAAAATAGCTAATCTTAAACAACAGAAACTTATAGATATAGATACATTCAATGAACCAGTTACCTTAAAGTCAACAACGAGTTCATCAAAAGGCTTGAAAAGTCTAACAAGAGGGCCAACAACTGATGATTCACCACGGGGAAGGTGTTTAGCATCCAAAGTATGACCAAAGTCATAATCAGAACGTAATTTCTCAGCGAGTGCCATATAGCTCTCAAACTCTTCCCCAGAAAATTTTGGGAACACCCCAACCTAGAAAAAGAACATGTACATACATATCAGCTAATCTTTGTGATGAAAACCCAATGAAACGAAAGAACAGAGAACAGAGAGCTTACAATTACTATCTTCTTGTCATCAATAAGGTTACTGGCATCTtctgttaattttatttcaacagAAGCAGGGCCACTTTGTTTCTTTAAATACTCTACAATACCATCAGCTTCACGTGGACCTTTGTATTCTTGAACATTCTTTCCtccatttctcaaaatttgaagCGTAGGGTAACCCTTGACATCGTATTGGCTTGCTAAATCTTTGTTTGCTTCATCATCGGCATCAACTTTCGCTAGAAAGATTGGAGGATCATGTTTACTCAAAATGGATGCTGCTTTCTCATACTAGACAataaaaaacaagtttaatCATTAGCAGCCATTTAAACGTATAAATTATCAAGAAAAATCAATGCTTTTCGGGGAATCTAATATTGTTTACCTCGGGAGCAAGATGCTTACAGTGCCCGCACCTAAGAGTACAAGGAAAGAAGCTTATTTAGTCATAAGAAGGTAAACGACAATAACAAGGTATATCAggaaaaccaaaaaagaaaaaaatgtaaattgaaAAACAGGTAAAATCTCTCGCAACGGAAGCATTTCACTGCTAAATTAAAGAATCAGTGTACAGATCATATATCTGTAGGTTGTCAACTATGGATCATGTTTCCTTTGCTTAGATAACAAAATAGGATTTTCATGCTAGTTACAAGAGAAAGTaggatttatgaaaatttctagCTGCTTCAATAGTAAATGAGAATTAACCGATTGTTTCCGTTTGGGagttcaaattatatatataatatatatatataatcattgcATGCACTTTAAGAAcacagattaaaataaaaaatcgtcCGCTAAACTCATTGCATGCACTTTAAGCTCAAATTGAAAATCATttctaagaaaaagaaatcatcagAAAAACAAT from Gossypium raimondii isolate GPD5lz chromosome 1, ASM2569854v1, whole genome shotgun sequence harbors:
- the LOC105786166 gene encoding protein disulfide-isomerase; translation: MARSVCVWFALAAIVCSLSAISAEESSEAKEFVLTLDHSNFTDTVSKHDFIVVEFYAPWCGHCKHLAPEYEKAASILSKHDPPIFLAKVDADDEANKDLASQYDVKGYPTLQILRNGGKNVQEYKGPREADGIVEYLKKQSGPASVEIKLTEDASNLIDDKKIVIVGVFPKFSGEEFESYMALAEKLRSDYDFGHTLDAKHLPRGESSVVGPLVRLFKPFDELVVDFKDFKPEALEKFIEESSIPLVTLFNKDPSNHPFVAKFYNSPNAKAMLFADLSTEGFDSLQSKYREVAEQYKGKGISFLLGDVEASQAAFQYFGVEESQVPLIIIQSDDGKKYFKPNLKADDIAPWVKDFKEGKVAPYVKSEPIPKENNEPVKVVVADTLEDMVFKSGKNVLLEFYAPWCGHCKKLAPILDEVAVHYEKDADVLIAKLDATSNDILDENFDVRGYPTVYFRSANGNITPYEGDRTKEDIVDFIEKNRDKTVHQESLKDEL